One segment of Castanea sativa cultivar Marrone di Chiusa Pesio chromosome 3, ASM4071231v1 DNA contains the following:
- the LOC142627759 gene encoding cytochrome P450 CYP749A22-like isoform X1: MGAIGILVICVSSSLCLYFLLALIRVLLKLCWTPIRMQYLMGSQGIKGPSYRSFNGSTKEIMNMKIEAMSRSMDLSHDILSKIEPHIHSWVNKYGKNFLQWDGPEAQMVLTEPELIKEILNNRDNAFPKPKTTISFVKKLLGDGLVKSEGEKWAKMRKLANSAFHGESLKNMIPAMITSVEVMLERWEHHEGKEIEVFEEFRLLSSEVISRTAFGSSYLEGENIFQMLMKLTLLTSRNIHKLKFTGISKFYKTSDEIESERLEKEIFNSILEIIKKKEEKVMTEEVGSFGNDFLQLLVMAYHDANSSPKMSIQDLVDECKTFYFAGQETTNSLLAWTVLLLAIHTDWQEEARKEVLNLFGHQNPNPDGITKLKTMGMIINESLRLYPPIPLIARKVKRKTRLGKLTLPAELVLLISNIAVHHDPQVWGEDVHLFKPERFSEGVSKATNNNIAAFLPFGMGPRNCVGFSFATTETKIALSMILQRYAFTLSPAYVHSPVQVLTVRPQHGLQVLLHSL; the protein is encoded by the exons atgggtgCTATTGGAATCCTTGTAATCTGTGTTTCAAGTTCTCTGTGTCTATACTTTCTCTTAGCTCTCATCAGGGTCCTTCTCAAACTATGTTGGACTCCAATTCGCATGCAGTATCTAATGGGTTCACAGGGAATCAAAGGTCCTTCCTACAGGTCCTTCAATGGAAGCACCAAGGAAATTATGAACATGAAAATAGAAGCCATGAGCAGGTCCATGGATTTATCACATGACATACTTTCCAAAATTGAGCCTCATATTCACTCATGGGTCAACAAATATg GGAAGAATTTTCTTCAATGGGACGGTCCTGAAGCTCAAATGGTCCTAACAGAACCAGAGCTTATCAAAGAGATACTGAATAATAGAGACAACGCGTTCCCGAAGCCAAAGACGACTATAAGTTTTGTAAAGAAGCTCTTAGGAGATGGGCTTGTGAAATCTGAAGGTGAAAAATGGGCAAAGATGCGAAAACTGGCCAATTCTGCCTTCCATGGAGAGAGCCTGAAA AATATGATTCCAGCAATGATCACTAGTGTAGAGGTGATGCTAGAAAGGTGGGAACATCATGAAGGCAAAGAGATTGAGGTATTTGAAGAATTTAGGCTATTGTCATCAGAAGTGATCTCTAGGACAGCTTTCGGGAGCAGTTACTTAGAaggggagaacatttttcagaTGTTGATGAAATTGACTTTGTTAACGTCCAGAAATATTCATAAACTCAAGTTTACTGGCATCAG TAAATTTTATAAAACCAGCGATGAAATTGAATCAGAGCggcttgaaaaagaaatattcaACTCTATATTAGagataattaagaaaaaagaagagaaggtaATGACTGAAGAGGTTGGCAGCTTTGGGAATGATTTTCTTCAATTACTTGTAATGGCTTATCATGATGCCAATTCTAGCCCAAAGATGTCAATACAAGATCTAGTGGATGAGTGCAAGACATTTTACTTTGCTGGACAAGAAACCACTAATTCTTTGCTAGCGTGGACTGTATTACTTCTAGCGATCCACACTGATTGGCAAGAGGAAGCAAGAAAGGAGGTTCTCAATTTATTTGGCcaccaaaatccaaatccaGATGGTATCACAAAGCTCAAGACT ATGGGCATGATCATCAACGAGTCTTTAAGGTTATATCCACCTATACCTTTAATAGCAAGAAAAGTTAAAAGGAAAACTAGACTTGGGAAGCTCACTCTTCCAGCTGAACTGGTGTTGCTCATCTCAAATATTGCAGTTCACCATGACCCTCAAGTATGGGGAGAGGATGTGCATCTTTTCAAACCAGAGAGATTCTCAGAAGGTGTGTCCAAAGCTACTAACAACAACATTGCTGCTTTTTTGCCATTTGGAATGGGACCCCGAAACTGCGTGGGCTTTAGCTTTGCTACCACTGAAACAAAGATTGCTCTTTCTATGATTCTACAACGCTATGCCTTCACCCTATCCCCAGCCTATGTCCACTCACCAGTGCAGGTTCTTACCGTTCGCCCACAACATGGACTTCAAGTGCTGCTACACTCACTGTGA